Proteins from a single region of Bos indicus x Bos taurus breed Angus x Brahman F1 hybrid chromosome 29, Bos_hybrid_MaternalHap_v2.0, whole genome shotgun sequence:
- the LOC113886530 gene encoding uncharacterized protein LOC113886530 yields MEEEVDNDLGRIAGCWSRRRKVAAFSVGGGRPKRPLREKGKRRGSWGGSRRRTCCSQHGRHHRRSSALSAVSSRKHPKRLETGGRRAFSSQPPTTGEFRKHPKKVILGTRAAPRFRRPSFGSVYGNLRRDSGYSSHAYRPFPAHFKLVFGSFRKHPKPLRALGAGHAPIPPRRGPRSSAISGNTRDRASLGSFPRMVPKV; encoded by the exons atggaggaagaggTGGACAACGATCTGGGGCGAATCGCAGGGTGCTGGTCGAGGAGAAGGAAGGTGGCTGCTTTCAGCGTGGGTGGAGGAAGACCAAAAAGGCCCCtgagagaaaaagggaagagaagaggaagctgGGGAG GCAGCCGCCGCCGGACCTGCTGCTCCCAACATGGCCGCCACCACCGCCGGTCCTCGGCTCTTTCCGCCGTCAGCAGCCGGAAACATCCGAAGCGGCTAGAAACGGGAGGGAGGCGCGCCTTCTCCTCTCAGCCACCGACTACTGGTGAATTCCGGAAACACCCGAAGAAGGTAATCCTGGGGACGCGCGCGGCTCCGCGATTCCGAAGACCAAGCTTCGGCTCTGTTTACGGAAATCTACGAAGAGACTCCGGGTACTCCAGCCACGCCTACAGGCCTTTCCCCGCCcacttcaagctggttttcggcAGTTTCCGGAAACACCCGAAGCCTCTCCGCGCGCTGGGAGCGGGCCACGCCCCCATCCCGCCCCGCCGCGGACCGCGGTCGTCGGCCATTTCCGGCAACACCCGAGATCGGGCGAGCCTCGGGTCATTCCCTCGGATGGTACCCAAAGTCTGA